CCGCCAACGTCCACTTCGCGCTGGGCGGCCGCGTCAACGGCGGCCTGTACGGCCAGATGCCGCAACTGGCCGGCGTCAGCGAGGGCAATCTGCCGCATGCGATAGACTTCCGCCAGGTTTACGCCACGGCGATAGACGGCTGGTGGGGCAAGGACAGCCATAACGTGCTGGGCGGACGCTTCGCGCCGCTGCCCCTGCTGCGCGGCTAGGGATCGGGATACGCGATATTGAAGCGGCTGCGGTACAGCCGGTCCACCACGCCGTCGCGCTTCATGTCGCTGAGCGCGGCGGCAAAAGCGTGGCACAACTCAGGAGACACGCTGCGCTTGCTGAAAACGTAAAAGGCCCCGCCTATCGGCCATACCGGCGGCAGGGCGACGATCGCAGGCTGCTGCGGCAGGCGGGCCAGTTCATTCGGCGCCGTGTCCATGGTGGCCAGCAGCAGATCTATCCTCCCCAGCTGCAGCTTGCGCAAACTGCCGGCCAGGGTTTCCCCGGCGTCCACCTTCACCGTTCCGGGAGGCGCTTTCAGCCAACGGTCCCATTTGTCGCCGTAACTGTCGCCATGCGTCACCCCCAGCCTGACGACGCCCAGCTTGCCCAAGTCCTGCTGCTGGGCAACCGGCCAATGCGCAGCGCGATCGCCGCGCGCCCACAGCCGCACCAGCGAGGAACTGTAGCCTGGCACAAAACAGGCGTACGCCTCCCGTTCCGGCGTTTTCAGCGCCTGCATCGCGGCATCCACCTTGCCCAGCTCCAGCGCCTGCAGCGTGCGCGACCAGGGAATTCGGCGATACGCCAGGCGGCAGCCAACGCGCGCGGCCGCCTGGTTCAGCAGCTCCACCGAATAGCCCGCGGGCCGGCCATCCCGTCCCTGATAATGATACGGCGGCCTCTCCTCCCAGCCCACCTGGATAGTCTTGCCGCATATCCCGCCCGCCATCGCCGGCAAAGCCCAGCACGCCAGTAAAGCAAAACCCCCGATAAACCGCACCATCCCCTCCCGCGACCGGCAAGCGCAAGCGCGCTCCCCTACAATGTAGGATAGAATTCCCATGCCGATGGCGTCCCGCGGGCGCAGGCACACGACCACCCAGCGACAGAACCCTAGCCACATGACTTCGAACAATACCCAGAATAACGATCCACACCAGACAACGGAAGAGATTCCGCTGCCGCCGCCGGAAAGCGAAGTCACGCTGGCCAACCTGGCCATCCCACTGGGCGAAACCATACTGACGCTCAGCGGCGACGGCCGCCCCATCTACGGCATCCTGCAGCGCAGCCGGGCGATGACGGCCCAGTCCGACTATTTCCGCCTGCAGTTCCGCGGCTATGCCCGCTCCGACGGCGCGCACTGGCAGCCGCTGGAAGGCGACGACAGCCGTTTCCACGCCGTCTACAACCTGGCCTGGGTCAGGGTGGATCGCCCGAGCAAGACCGTCACCTTCGGTCCCAAGAGCGGCGTGCAGGCCAGTCCTGGACTGGCAGGCAGCGGCTTGGACGCCTATCTGTTCGCCAGCGTCATCGCCTGGGCCAAGGGCGTCTGCCCCGATTTCGCCATCAGCCCGGGCATGATCACCATGGGACAGAACCATACCGAGGAAGAACGGCTGAAGTGCCACGCCTTCTATGCCGGCCAGGGCTTCCAGTTCGAGTGGCAGGATCCGGCCCAGCGCAGCGCGCTGTATTTCAAGGACAAGGTGAACAAGCTCTTGGGCGTCTGGAACAAGGAAGCGGTCAAGGAATTCGGCGGCGAGGAAATGCTGAAGACGCTTGCCGGCCAGGACGAGGCCCGGGCCGAGCTGCAGCAGCAGCTGGACAAGCTGGAAAGCGCGCACGACAGCCTGAAGCGCGCGCTGCAAAAGGAAAAAAGCACCTCGCAAATCCTGACCGGGGTGCTGATACTGGCAGCCATCTTCGCGATCTGGGCCGTCATCTAAGCGCCTGTTCGCGATCTTTTGGCGGCATCGGCCGTTTTCTGCCGGACGCTGGGCGCCAACAACGGCCTACCGCAGCGTCATTCGCAGCCGGGGACGTTTGACAAAGCCAGCGCCGGCAACAACGGCCCCGCAGCGCAGCCCAGGGCTGGCGCTCAGAAAGAGGCGCCGGCCCGGGCCGCCTGGTCGTAGACCCCGGCCAGCGTCCGCATCAACTGGGCGATGTCCCCGATCAGAGGATTGGCGATGCCGCCGTCGCCCAGCGTGGACATCAGGCACTGCTCGCGCACCTGCCGGTAGCGCTCGCACAGCTGGCGGCCGCTTTCCGTGGTGGAAAACAGCACCTCCTTGCCGCTTTTCTCGCTGGCCACATACCCCATCTTCACCAGCTTCTTCAACGCGTAGGACACCACGTGGGTATCCTCCATGTTCAGCACGAAACAGATGTCGGCCAGCTTTTTCTGCCGCCCCCGATGATTGACATGGTGGACCAGCAGCACTTCGGTCGGCGTCATGTCCTTCTCCCCCGCCGCCGACATGCAACGCACCATCCAGCGATGGAAGGCGTTGTTGACCACCGTCAGGCTGAATTCAAACTCGGACAGCTCCGGA
This genomic window from Chromobacterium violaceum ATCC 12472 contains:
- a CDS encoding substrate-binding periplasmic protein; the protein is MAGGICGKTIQVGWEERPPYHYQGRDGRPAGYSVELLNQAAARVGCRLAYRRIPWSRTLQALELGKVDAAMQALKTPEREAYACFVPGYSSSLVRLWARGDRAAHWPVAQQQDLGKLGVVRLGVTHGDSYGDKWDRWLKAPPGTVKVDAGETLAGSLRKLQLGRIDLLLATMDTAPNELARLPQQPAIVALPPVWPIGGAFYVFSKRSVSPELCHAFAAALSDMKRDGVVDRLYRSRFNIAYPDP
- a CDS encoding winged helix DNA-binding protein, which produces MSTTQDLPKIVSSQHLVSERSPELSEFEFSLTVVNNAFHRWMVRCMSAAGEKDMTPTEVLLVHHVNHRGRQKKLADICFVLNMEDTHVVSYALKKLVKMGYVASEKSGKEVLFSTTESGRQLCERYRQVREQCLMSTLGDGGIANPLIGDIAQLMRTLAGVYDQAARAGASF